Proteins encoded in a region of the Spiroplasma endosymbiont of Amphimallon solstitiale genome:
- the atpF gene encoding F0F1 ATP synthase subunit B, with protein sequence MNFNFNDLVSGDDIVNQLFPNLPVFIAHIFATLILLMVLWRWVYAPFRKVLHSRHLVIKEKLDDAACKQSLANQDRGEASQILKAAKIEAQEIIANAQNDGYNKRKQIIDKAQEESMRITNQSNRDLVRARKEAEAKINEEIKVVALEAAKKIIGAEMNAKKHEQLITDFIKNLE encoded by the coding sequence ATGAATTTTAATTTCAATGATTTAGTATCAGGTGATGATATTGTTAATCAATTATTTCCCAATCTTCCTGTTTTTATTGCTCATATTTTTGCAACATTAATTTTATTAATGGTACTTTGAAGATGAGTTTATGCTCCGTTTCGTAAGGTTTTACATTCGCGACATTTAGTAATTAAAGAAAAACTTGATGATGCTGCTTGCAAGCAATCATTAGCTAATCAAGATCGTGGTGAAGCTAGTCAAATATTAAAAGCTGCTAAAATTGAAGCTCAGGAAATTATTGCTAATGCACAAAATGATGGTTACAATAAGCGTAAACAAATTATTGATAAAGCGCAAGAAGAGAGTATGCGTATTACTAATCAATCAAATCGTGATTTAGTTCGTGCTCGTAAAGAGGCAGAAGCAAAGATTAATGAAGAAATCAAAGTAGTAGCATTAGAAGCAGCTAAAAAAATTATTGGTGCTGAAATGAATGCTAAAAAACATGAACAATTAATTACTGATTTTATTAAGAATTTGGAATAG